A portion of the Gammaproteobacteria bacterium genome contains these proteins:
- a CDS encoding IS110 family transposase yields MKCKTIGIDLAKNVFQVCGVNEHLKPQFNDKIQRKSLLKFMAKKEHTIVVMEACYSSNYWGREITKLGHEVKLIPAQHVTPFVRGNKNDRNDALAIVEASQRPYIRFVPVKTEYQQEINSLHRIRERLIRNRTAIINQIRGLLSEFGVIASAGKAELFKRLSDFIIDPKYTHQLRDMIGDLYSEHFAMSQHIEKIENRLKKFVADSPNGKILLSIPGIGFINASALLATIDKGQAFNNPREFGVWLGLTPQQYASGNTSRMGGITKRGDRYLRKQLIHGARTVVCHAKNKTDQLNQWANKLREKKSFNKTVVAMAHRLARLIWILLQRQEEYRPQYAPVLAGSA; encoded by the coding sequence ATGAAGTGTAAAACAATTGGTATTGATTTAGCAAAAAACGTTTTTCAAGTATGTGGTGTTAATGAGCATTTGAAACCTCAGTTTAATGATAAAATTCAACGTAAATCGTTACTCAAGTTCATGGCAAAAAAAGAGCACACTATCGTCGTGATGGAGGCTTGTTATTCATCTAACTATTGGGGGCGAGAAATCACCAAGCTTGGTCATGAAGTAAAATTGATCCCTGCGCAACATGTAACCCCTTTTGTGCGTGGCAATAAAAATGACCGTAATGATGCACTGGCTATCGTTGAAGCGAGCCAGCGACCTTACATTCGATTTGTGCCAGTAAAAACTGAATATCAGCAAGAAATCAATTCATTGCATCGTATTCGCGAACGTCTAATTCGCAATAGAACAGCTATTATCAATCAAATACGTGGCCTACTCAGTGAGTTTGGTGTGATAGCCAGTGCCGGAAAGGCTGAGTTATTTAAACGCCTCTCTGACTTTATAATTGATCCTAAATATACTCATCAACTCAGAGATATGATCGGCGATCTATATAGTGAGCATTTTGCAATGAGCCAGCATATTGAAAAAATTGAAAATCGTCTCAAAAAGTTTGTGGCCGATTCTCCCAATGGAAAAATATTGTTAAGTATTCCCGGCATTGGCTTTATTAATGCTTCTGCATTACTCGCCACAATAGATAAAGGGCAAGCATTTAATAACCCTAGAGAATTTGGTGTTTGGCTAGGTTTGACACCACAGCAATACGCCTCTGGCAATACTAGTCGCATGGGCGGCATAACAAAACGCGGTGATCGTTATCTTCGAAAACAGTTGATTCACGGTGCGAGAACCGTTGTTTGTCACGCCAAAAATAAAACGGATCAACTCAACCAATGGGCGAATAAACTTCGAGAGAAGAAAAGCTTTAACAAAACCGTTGTAGCAATGGCGCATCGACTTGCACGACTAATTTGGATCTTGCTTCAACGACAAGAAGAATACCGCCCGCAATATGCGCCAGTCTTAGCAGGGAGCGCTTAA